A segment of the Labrus bergylta chromosome 11, fLabBer1.1, whole genome shotgun sequence genome:
CCTAGAAAATGCAACCTTGACAGAAACATGTAGTTCAAACCCAAGCAGAAGACAAAACATGGCCACACACAATGATGTTACTGCAACAATTTTAATAAGGTCACCACATGCCTTATTATAGAAATGTAGTCACAGTAGCATTGAGCAATGACATTTGATTTACAGAAAGGCAAAGTGAGGACATTGAAAACAACAGCAACCATCAAAGAGAATTCATGTCTCCCCACTccatctttaaaatatatttttatgaggcgctggtggcacagtggttagtgcgcgcgccccatgtatgaaggctatAGTTCTCAAAAGCGGGcaagcctgggtttgaatccggcctcctttccagcattgtcattccccactgtctctctcgctgatttccagctctatccactgtcctatctctccattaaaggcacaaaaagcccccaaaaataaatctttaaaatatcttgtgaaaaagtgttttattttaaatatgaaagcCATTCAAAAGTAATTTAGAGGATGTTCAATGAGGAGTGATAAATTCTATGAAGAAATCAGATCAGGTTTGACAATTGTCAAACAAATACATGACATCATCCAAAAACCTTTTTCCAAGACGTGTAAGGCACATCATGCCTAAAACTCACCAAACTTGCACAGTCTTACAACCACTTGTTTAATATGGTATTGGAAGACCGTACTTGATAATGTTAAAGTGTTATAAATCCCACAGGAGTAAACAACTGCACTCTGACAAAACACcgagaaacatgttttaattccTTAAGTGTAATAGAGATCTCACAGGACTCAGACTATAAATACACATTAGAGAGACATGTTGTAGCATCACAGTTCTAGAGGTACAAAATGTAATCCCACTGTGTACTTTGTATATGGTTGAAATGACATCTAGAGAACATGACTTGAcgtacatgcacaaacagggcCTATGGACATGCATCGATGGAAAGATGCCTGAGTGAGGCTTTCCAGTGAGCGCGACAGAGCTGTTGgaggttcggtgccttgcttaAGTTCATCTGGACAGTACTTGGAAAGGGACCtggtctctctcctctccatggacttgaaccagcaacccttCGGTTCCCAACCCGGTCTACTGCTGCCCCAAATGAATGTGTAGTGCAGACTTTTCAGAGGGGGCAGTAAAAGAAGCATTGAACTTTCAGGCAGTCCAACAAACCTCTCAAGGTTAATCATTTGAGAAGGGTTTGTCTTTGGGCAGCAGAGACAGCTTTGCATCTTTGGCTTTTCTGCGTAAGTTTTAAAAGTCATATACATTGTTCTTCTATACATTTTGCGGGACATACCAGTTCTAAGATCAAATATCAGTCTTGATTTACCATGCTCATTAGATTCTTCATTAACAGTTTTGGTCTGAGCTGATACAAAAGAATGATGCAGATTtttgacaaaaaatatttaatttggtTACAGAATACAACACAAAGgtctgaaacaaagacaaagacacccCACTTTAAGTTCCCTTTACTCTGACACCTGACACTCTCCATTCTGTACCATAACTTGACATGTCTATACAGTAACTACTGGGGTCTAAAAGAGCTCACAATTAGGTCACAAACCAGTTTTCAAACACgttcaaactgttttcttttgtttccccCAACGAACATCACTCGGCATCTTGTGATTTtaatatacagtacatgcatattatttttttataaccgTGTTGTGTTGCTTTAATCAATACATTTATACCAGATAGACAAAGCGGTTAGCCTCCCTCttaaaatatacatatttttaaaatgacatgtttaaaagtttaaagtctttaacTTCCAACTCTTAAattatcaatacatttttaacaaaaccAGCTCATCCATAAAAAGACAGAATGCAGTTACaaagataaacactgaactattgGTTTACGAGTGACTCACCGCTGAGATTTGTGCTTTTTGTGGAACAGTCTTTTTGTAGAGTCGCTTACACAAGCTTTCTCTCATGTCTTTAGCCCTTAAGCAGTATATTAGTGGATTAATCATGGGAGGGCAAAGGCTATACAGCATGATAATAACTATTCGCACATCAGCACTGAATTTAATGCCGACATTGCTGGCTAAATATACAAAACATCTGGGTAGGTAATAGAGTGATATCACAATCAGTTGAGTGCTACAAGTGGACATAGATTTTAGACGGCCTTGTACGTTTGCTATCTTAAGAACATTTATAATTATAGAGCAATATGAGAAAATGATAAACGCCAGAGGTCCAAGAAGTGCAACCATCGCTAGCCCAAAAGCAGGAAGACCATAGGGGCCTCGGTCAGTGCATGCAAGTGTTGTTATACCGATGTGATCACagaagcagtgattgattatgTTTGAGGCACAGTAAGGCAGAGGGTAAGCTCGAATAACTAACATTAAAGCGCCTGCCTTGGCAATAACCCATGCACTCATACTGAGAATGAAGATGGTGGAGTGTTTAAGAAGAGTTGAATATCTGAGAGGATGACAGATAGCCAAGTATCTATCAAAGGCCATCAGGAAGAAAATATATGAATTCACTGTGCCAAGATAGTGAACAAAGTACATTTGAACAAAGCAAGCAGTGAATGAAATAGTCCCTGAATTAAACCAGTATTTACTCGTGATCTTAGGTAAAACAGTTGTGCTCATGAGAATATCACTCACAGTCAGATTAAGAATGATGTAATACACCGGCTTATGAAGGCTGCGATCTGttgcaaataaacaaataattgtAGCATTGCCTGTCAAAGttagcaaataaacaaagaacaatACAGCTGAGACGATGCCTTCGTACTCTGGGTGAAGTCCAGGGAATCCAGTGAGGATGAATTCGGTCACAATGCTCTGATTTCCCTCTGACATTGTTAGTAGAAAAGCCcgaaaaaacacagcagataaATCACTTTGACAACATCTCAAACATTAAAACTATTGTGATACTTACAGAGCAAGATTTACTGTATGTCATTAGTTATTTGGTGTCTCTGGTCTGTCAACTATTTTTATAACACCTACTACGATCAtcgattaaaaaataaatgtggttAACTCCTAATAAGGTTCTGACTAGATTAATCTCTTTCCAGGAGTTTTACTCTGACCGTCCTTAAACAGTATGGCAGCCTCATCTGCTGACACGCCTTTTAAAAAGATGTCCTAACAAACAGTTGTTATGGTTACAACTTTTTGTATTCTCTGGTTACTTATTATCAGTCACTAATCTCCCCAAGACACACAAATGACAATTTGCATGTACATATGCATGCATGTTTGCACGTTTTGTACCTTtaattgacattttttgttgttgtttgtgtagGTAGGAGTTTAtagccttctttttttaacaagaatTTATTAATTGTTAATAAGTCAGTGAGGTTGTGCTGTTATGCTACGCATTGCAAATAACTCTAATCTCATGATGACTAAATGGAAGAGCCATTAATTGAATAATGCTAATAGTAAATCCCAAAGGCATTAACTGCACTAACACAAAACCCCAGTGTGTGTCTCAATTAAAACTGGGGAAGGAGTGTCAATATCCCCAGTGTTTAATGGAGGTCTCTGAGCACATATTAATTTTAGCTCAGAGAATAGCTTTGGAGCATAACATCATAGGCTGTTTAAAGCATGGACATCCCTTTGGTGTGAGAAGCCCATAGATGGCGTCGGTCACTATATCAACTAACTTTCAGCCAacctagtaacaggcaaagagctggagctgaggtagGCCTTAAGCCTCCAGACAAACAGTTATCCACACCCTTCTTTATTATGAATAACTTATCCTTTATAAAATCagaattaatgaaaaaaacacccccctacagtgtgtgctgataaatAAGCTTTCAGACCACATTTGTtatttgaaccaggctgtaaacgtgtACATTTCAGTtgtcaaaatgggcattttagATTGGTGTGTCTGGGCCTtccagccagcctcaagtggacacttgaggaactgcatgtTTTTGCACTATAACATTATTCATTTTTCAATACCAAAGGCTGCAGCTTACATCACCCTCAATGTAAAAGGCAcatagaaatataaaacatgattcTTCTTATTCACAAATTTTGTTCTGTGTTGGAAAATGCCAACATGGTGTCTTTAATTTGACATTGCATTAATTATTTGTATTAGTGTTTTAATATGTGTAGTGTAATGCTAAAAATGACTACATCAATTATTAAGAACtagaatttttctttttttgaggcGAGACATATATatgcattcatttttgtttcacaattgtataatataatgtaattaATTACATTATATTTTCTTTGAAGATCATTCATGTTATTTTTTCCCAAGGATTAACCATTTACCACGCTTAGTGCAAAATATAAACTCTGTCCCTTGTCTTTTCATTTATTGAAGTGTAGAGTTGTGTTCAATGGTCTTTTCTGTAGTGTTTTAACAAAAACGTACTCCGGACATCAAATATCCAGTCCTTAAAAAAGTTGCATCAAAGGTATTGAACTTCACTTCTTACAAACATCTTATAACAGAGATGATGTTATCACAAAGAGTTAGAGGAAACTTTTTGCccagaaaagaatgaaaaacattgCATAAGACTGTTTTGAAGAGAGACTTCATTAAGGGACGCAGAGAGGTCTCCATACGTGTGCAATTTAATCACACACTAGAGACAGTTACAGACATGAGACATAATGAGCTTCCTCTTGTATCTAATTTGTGTTTATGATGTGAGTGTCTTGGACTTCAAACAAACACGTCACCAAGAACAAACTTTATGATGGTAAACTCTCTTGCAGTGATAGATTGTACATTATGCAACAgttaatatgatgtactgttgGGGTTCACAATATATGATAATTTTATAGCAATTTAACTGCATGTGTGATCAGGATTCAAGGCTAAATATTGAATGACAcgacacaaaaatacattttccattaaTGTTAGCACTAGTCAGCACTAGAGGACGAGTCTGTGGATTTCTACTATCATCACAATTCATCCTTTGAGAGAGTTAAAACTGTTTCAAATGAGTTGTTAAGACCCTTCACTCAAAACCACAAATATGAACCTAATGCTGTCATGTCAAGGCATATGTCCTCTACAAGTCATACAAATtaatttagcagacactttaatctaaatcaatcaatcaatcaaactttatttatacagcacctttcagaaaaattaaattgcagttcaaagtgctttacaagagtgcagaaaagttattgacgaaaaagtagtttataaaatcattgataaaatcattgagagactaattcacaccaataagaattaaaaaatatgtataaaaatggaaaaaataaaatacgacacataaaagcaataagatattaaaattaatacataggagaagaatatttaaaattgtagtaggataaaaaagacaatacaagaatgttaagattttaatttatataaagcactatataaaagccagactgaataaataagttttaagactgcgtttaaaaatttCAATATTCTCGGCTCCTCTCAGACGATGTACATCAGTGAGTAAGTAACACAagcaagaagagaggaggaaacaacatcagtaagtgcaaacaaagagctttaagtccgatctaagacaggtgctgacaggcagctGTTATtaagagttctaatcagcatcaaaatcatcaaaaccatcctaaccattatcattatcattatcaaacaaatcCATCATCATCAGAGTAATCATCAATATAAATAAGTGCTTAGGTGTTTATTAAAGAGcagggtctttagctttttcttaaagggatactgcACATCGAATGGACTTTGGAAGTTctttccaccaccagggggcgacagaggagaagagtctagttagagactcagggcgcggtcacactggccatctgtaccttGTTGTACTCAAGCACGATACTGTACCTGTATGTCCAGCGTCTCCATGGTTGAATGTAGAGCTAGCCTACATGCAGAGTGGTATCTTAAATCTCAGTCCTGAGCTTTGTGATGAGCCAGGAAGGAACTATGATGTTTAACTGTTAGTTGCAGTCAATGAACAGCAACATGCAGACCTGTCTTTCTTGTGTGAGCGAGGTGTAGTTGTTTCCTGAGACATTTTCTATTGATGGGTTAGATGGGATTGGTTAACAGATTAGACCGGCCCAACACGCAGCTCATATTTTAGACATGATGTCATTCTGGACATGGTTTCTTGTATGTCAATGACCTGCTGTCTCTTGGCTGTTGGCAGGTCAAAGACACTCAGGGCGTCTCGTGGTGCTAGGCATGTTTCTAGAGCGCAGTGTGGCAGAAACTTTGAGTTGCAGATGTGGAAGTCTGCAGATCAGCATGGAGTCTGGAGTTTAGCCACTAGCTGGCTGGAGTACAGGCTATCGGTGTTAGCAGGCCAGCCCTCAGTCTGGTAGATTGCAAGCGAAAAGCTAGCTGGCTTGGATGGTAGCTGGAGGCTAGTGAACCTCACACTAGCAGGCCAGAATACAGTTTGGGAACCAGATGTATTActgttacagttttttccaattgctaaaacacaattttgcaaactCGGCTGATTTAGTCAAAATACTTAACACAtttcacaaaaccacacaccccaaactgcaaaatacctcatatatatcctgcaaaatgaagcactgcaaccaaaactacatatagcattatcaaaatcaaacttttgcaccaaatggcacacacttcattcatattaccagatttttgtctaacaactacacactgttgggcataatgaaaagcactctcatctttagtatgctttgccataatactaaaatagttcaaattgtagaaaattcaaattgttcacatgcacagaaatatttgcagatacacacacatgctgttgaaacatttttttttttttttttcaccaaacaagtcagttcaacatataccagtacagtaaaacggctcaagttgggctgatctctgtccagcctctcgcATTGTCAGCCCATAGTTCAACAATCAACtaaggttgctctgatttcatttgaaagttgttgtcttctttggccatgaactcctctaccagctcttccccTACCTCTtactcttcctccccctctcattctcttcctcttcctcttcctctctctgcaacctcttccattgttgttgtaaaaaaaggTGCTCACCTGTGGTCTTTTCATAGTGCTTTCTTCCTGGTTGAAGTGATAACAGttaaccattgaggtgtttggccaattagctcatgtagtgtcatcttgaatggcagtgttttgaaatggcaaacatgagactttatgtcagattgttgtgtcttatgcagagaaccgtgttcagtgcatttaaaaactgtcattttgaattgcaaaatgtgtgcaAAGCAGAAAATCTTCTCATCATCTTTTGTCTTTTCAGCTTTCGTTGTTGATCTTCAACTCTATATATTACCCTGTCATATCATATTTATCATTACTGTACATGTTCGTCACtaaaagaaatctaaaataCATTTGGACTATGTCAACTTTATGAAACTGAAGATACTTGattgttttctgaatgttttttaacaagaagaaacaatgaACAGTTAAAGTCTGTGTTTCATGGATACTGACCAGGATGAAATCAGATCCCTAGTTTGACTCTTTATCATGATACTTAAGAAATATCTATtttgataataataaatattaagtAACATCTTTTAGATTCATTTTGATATCACCATGACATATGAAATGTAGAGTGGCCTAAAACAGTCAGAAATGGATTACTACACCAATACAATCAATTAACACTATGCTCAAAACCCTGTTATCCTTAGTACCATTTACTGTTCAAATGTTATGAAaacatatatttcattttattaaaggAAATCTGTGACGCCAAATGTTACCAAACAACTTTCTAATTGCTCGGCATTTTATTGTTTTGGCCCAATCTTGATATTGTAAagttctctctttgtttttatgtcaaACTTTTCAAGacttttcaagaaaaaaaagataatcactGTTTAGCATTCTTAAAATCAGGGGAATTGATTGATTGTGTTTGTCTCCCTCGCCTGTCTGTCACGGTTTGAAAcgttacaaaacaaaacagaggctgtttatcACATTGTGTCACCAAACCCTCTGAGGTTCATTACCGGAGCTAAGAGCGGAGGACAAATGACTCGTGAGGGCTGAGTGTGACACATCTTTCCTATCAACACTGCGTAAACAAAGGAGTCATTAATCTAATGAGCAAagttaaagagagaaacagtAACCAGGTGGAGGTAACCACGACACAGGGATTGTTGTGCCTTACTAAATAACAAAGTTCAGAGGGAGAAGGGATCTTTTGATTGGTGGCAGCATGCTTACCAGAAACTTATCAGCTGCTGGTACATTTTTTAAGAAGAGAATTTGCAGTGGTGCCGAGCCTTCCAGCTAAAAATAAACCACTTTTGGATTCAAGTACAGTCTGTTGGGGCTCTAGGCAAACATTTATTCTGGGGTCCTCCAACCAGCAGAAagacagataattcctcttcattttctttgatgACTTTCAGTGAAAAACTTTGGTTTTGACAGCAATGAGAGTAAGTGGGGCCCATTAGGGAGATTAcccactgtcattgcaaaatttgcccTGCTGCGGGAGCAAATGCCACCCCCCCTTACTGATCTAGGGCCACAAGCAGTTGCCTGCAtttcctgttgacaagcagcacctctgattGCATCAAACATCAATTCAAGGGCATTTAAACAAATTCATAAATGTCATTTGCTGGATTAGAGTATAGCCAATCCACTAAGTAGAAGAAACGTATATAAAGTTCTACCCATTGGTGCCTGTCCCTTGTTTTTCACCTCTGTGCATTATGCAGATTAACGTCTGCGCCCTCTAGCTCCTGTGtcaatgtttattttcaccTTTACAGCCAGtaaaaatcttgtttttaaaatattttcttcagtcgtaaaaaaaataattcacgTAAGTTTTTTTATAATGTATTATAAATGCTGTTTAATGCACAAGTGTCATTTGTATAAATGTCAGCATATATTTGACTTCATTTTCCTTTATTAGAAGAAATATTCATCTGAAATGTGTTTACTAGgaacaacattaaatatgaaaatgaaaactagCACTGTTGCTATAATACCTCTGACATTATGAATTGGTGGTTGCTCTGCAATCCTTTGACTTTAATTACTTTCACATTTAGTGCTTCGTTCATAACACCCAAAAGAAACCAAATACTTTAATAGCCTGTTCAGAGCAGCCTGTTAGTTTCTCTTTCAATTGATGGAAAAAACGAATAGTTcttcaaataaaatgtcattgtgAGACAacatgcttttcattttcagagcttaaaaaaagtcaatcaCATGTACAAGCCTTTGCAGATTCATGGCGGTCTAGCAAGCAGTCTTGGGCTGAATAAAATTCACAGATTCTATACTAAATGACTATGTTTTAAAGATTGGAAAAGTGAGGATaatacatttcttcttttttcaaatgatcatatttttgtatttatttcattgaCCCTTTTtataaccaggttggtcccattgagattaacaACCTATTttccaagggagacctggccaagacagtcgtcagcaaaaacacaaagttacagacggagacacaaagggagaaaaagtacaatttacaaaacattaaacTTTGTATTAAAAGAGAGCGCTGGTGACATAGTGGTttgtgcacgcgccccatgtatggaggctatagtcctcaaaggcggcccaggttcaaatccagtctgtggctcctttcccgcatggcattccttactctctctccttgatttccagctctattcactgtcctatctctccattaaaggcacaaaaagcccaaaaataaatcttgaaaaaaaaaaagcgtttcATGTTGCGTTATTCAGATAATACTCATGATTCGTTTTTAGCAGCAAACTTTTAAGGTAATAACAGCTAATGGAGGACCATATGATTTAATAAATAGcttatcaaataaaaagaataaaggtGAGCTTACATTTGAGGTGTTCCTTAAATGATATCAGTGAAGGATTATTATTCATAACTAATGTACTGCAACATAAGTTTAGTCTTATTATGACACGGTTGTGAtacaaaatgtgagaaaatgttttgattcaaTGATACATTCATGAATTATTGATAATTATTAATGATTGTGTCAAAACAATCACTGTGCATACACAAACGCCCACTGTGGCTGTATCTAATCTATATATACGATTATTTATCGTATATGATTTTGTTTGTACACCTATTTAACCGTGTCCTATCATCCATGTCATCTGATATTATCCTATGAAcactatttattattattactgtacATTAAAATCTATGCCTCATGTTAATTCTTccttctgtttattttattatcatgttaatTCCAGCATCATTAACACTCCATACAATTGCACGTTTGTCTTCTGTAGGCTTATTAGTTCATGCttgtacaaagagagcaatGTTAACAGGAGTCAAACCTCATATGGGTACACAGACTGTAGTAATTCTAGTTAATGAAATACagtatttaaatgaacaaactCTTAGCCTGTTCCAAATCAGGCCGGTTCATTCATAGTGCCAGATTACTTTATCTGCTTCGAATGCACACATTTCTATGTTGTAGCTTAATATAAGCCAAATGGAGACACATAAATGTTATtgcaatttgaaaatgaaaaagcagtaagtacattttaaataagtGAGGTGTAATATCACAATGCAAGTGACGTTTCAAGCCcacatgctcttcctcagatATGCTTCTCTTTACTTCATGGTAATATCACAATGCACCACAGGGTGGAGACAGGGAGCATATTTGTCAAGGTGGCTTTGTAAGAATGATTATCAAAATAGTAATCAGATTAAAATCAGTATCTTGCaaccttttaaaatgtctgtatGCAGATATTGAAAAACCtaaatgtcctctttaaaataagTCTCCTCATATTAAAGGTGTTGGCAGGTgtgcttctttttatttttttattctctgacCTTTTTGCACACATGGTTCTCAAATCTCTGGGAGCTGACTCTTtagacaaaagaaaatgtttcactttaatGTTGATGTTTCTTACCTAGATATAACGCTCACATTATTCAACCTAATTTATTTTGACTCTATTTTCAAAGATGCTGGCAGTGGGACCTTTATTTACTTAATTGGAACACAGagcaaa
Coding sequences within it:
- the LOC109976367 gene encoding olfactory receptor 2AT4-like; this translates as MSEGNQSIVTEFILTGFPGLHPEYEGIVSAVLFFVYLLTLTGNATIICLFATDRSLHKPVYYIILNLTVSDILMSTTVLPKITSKYWFNSGTISFTACFVQMYFVHYLGTVNSYIFFLMAFDRYLAICHPLRYSTLLKHSTIFILSMSAWVIAKAGALMLVIRAYPLPYCASNIINHCFCDHIGITTLACTDRGPYGLPAFGLAMVALLGPLAFIIFSYCSIIINVLKIANVQGRLKSMSTCSTQLIVISLYYLPRCFVYLASNVGIKFSADVRIVIIMLYSLCPPMINPLIYCLRAKDMRESLCKRLYKKTVPQKAQISAVSHS